In one window of Candidatus Edwardsbacteria bacterium DNA:
- a CDS encoding secondary thiamine-phosphate synthase enzyme YjbQ — protein MDSFQISTASRSQFIDITSQVQKVVAESRISDGLCHIWVPHTTAGLTVNENADPSVVEDILKQLDRMVPWGNHYRHGEGNSAAHIKSSLMGCHLTVVIKDGRLQLGTWQGIYFCEFDGPRQRQIWLKTVQC, from the coding sequence ATGGATTCTTTTCAAATCTCCACCGCCTCCCGCAGCCAGTTTATTGACATCACCAGCCAGGTGCAAAAAGTGGTGGCCGAAAGCCGTATTTCCGATGGATTGTGCCACATCTGGGTGCCGCATACCACCGCCGGGCTGACCGTCAATGAGAACGCCGATCCTTCGGTGGTCGAGGATATTTTAAAGCAGCTGGACCGGATGGTACCTTGGGGCAATCACTACCGGCACGGCGAGGGCAACTCGGCTGCTCATATCAAATCCAGCCTGATGGGCTGCCATCTGACAGTGGTCATAAAAGATGGACGGTTGCAACTGGGCACATGGCAGGGCATCTATTTCTGCGAATTCGACGGCCCCCGGCAACGGCAGATATGGCTAAAAACAGTTCAATGTTGA
- a CDS encoding AAA family ATPase, whose protein sequence is MVLDQLLTALLTNGHVLLVGVPGLAKTLIINTLAQCLNLSFNRVQFTPDLMPSDITGTDIIEEEPGSRQRSFKFIQGPIFANVVLADEINRTPPKTQAALLQAMQERKVTAGGNTYKLDEPFFVLATQNPIEQEGTYPLPEAQLDRFMFNVFVDYPSFAEEMEIVKTTTSAYQADIKPVLSGAQIIELQQLVRRVPVADQVVEYAVGLAQKSRPKSETAPEYVKEYVSWGAGPRASQYLILGAKALAIMDGRLAPSIDDVRTLALPVLRHRIITNFNAEAAGVDSVEIIKRLVS, encoded by the coding sequence ATGGTGCTGGACCAGCTGCTGACCGCCCTGCTGACTAACGGCCACGTCCTGTTGGTGGGCGTCCCCGGCCTGGCCAAGACCCTGATAATAAACACCCTGGCCCAATGCCTGAACCTGAGCTTCAACCGGGTGCAGTTCACCCCGGACCTGATGCCCTCGGACATCACCGGCACCGACATCATTGAGGAGGAGCCCGGCAGCCGCCAGCGATCTTTCAAGTTCATCCAGGGGCCGATCTTCGCCAACGTGGTGCTGGCCGACGAGATCAACCGCACCCCGCCCAAGACCCAGGCCGCCCTGTTGCAGGCCATGCAGGAGCGCAAGGTGACCGCCGGCGGCAACACCTACAAGCTGGATGAGCCGTTCTTCGTGCTGGCCACCCAGAACCCCATAGAGCAGGAAGGCACCTATCCCCTGCCCGAGGCCCAGCTGGACCGCTTCATGTTCAACGTCTTCGTGGATTACCCCTCCTTCGCTGAGGAGATGGAGATTGTCAAGACCACCACCTCGGCCTACCAGGCCGATATCAAGCCGGTATTAAGCGGTGCTCAGATCATCGAGTTGCAGCAGCTGGTGCGGCGGGTGCCGGTGGCCGACCAGGTGGTGGAATACGCCGTGGGGCTGGCCCAGAAGAGCCGCCCCAAAAGCGAAACGGCCCCGGAATATGTAAAGGAATATGTCTCCTGGGGGGCCGGGCCCAGGGCTTCCCAGTATCTGATACTGGGCGCCAAGGCGCTGGCCATCATGGACGGCCGGTTGGCTCCGTCGATTGATGACGTCCGGACCCTGGCCCTGCCGGTGTTGCGGCACCGGATCATCACCAACTTCAACGCCGAGGCGGCCGGGGTGGATTCGGTGGAGATAATTAAAAGACTAGTATCGTAG